From Candidatus Binatia bacterium, one genomic window encodes:
- the tsaD gene encoding tRNA (adenosine(37)-N6)-threonylcarbamoyltransferase complex transferase subunit TsaD, protein MLLLGIETSCDDTAAAVVRDGRDVHSSVATNQDAFHAKYGGIVPEIASRRHVALLSAAVEDALDRAGVGMRDVDGIAVTCGPGLIGSLVVGVAAAKAYAFALDRPLYAVNHLHGHVFAPFLDRPEEPPYPFLSLLVSGGHSQLVAVESATRMRVLGRTHDDAAGEAYDKTARLLGIPYPGGAALDALAQRGDPQAYAFPRHRPAGDSLDLSFSGLKTSVRYFLESDAGR, encoded by the coding sequence GTGCTATTGCTCGGGATCGAAACGTCGTGCGACGATACCGCCGCGGCGGTCGTGCGCGACGGTCGGGACGTGCACTCGAGCGTTGCGACGAACCAAGATGCGTTTCACGCAAAGTACGGCGGCATCGTGCCCGAAATCGCGAGCCGCCGACACGTCGCGCTGCTCTCCGCCGCCGTGGAAGACGCGCTCGACCGCGCCGGCGTCGGCATGCGCGACGTCGACGGCATCGCGGTGACCTGCGGACCCGGGCTGATAGGTAGCCTCGTCGTCGGGGTTGCGGCGGCGAAAGCCTACGCGTTCGCGCTCGATCGGCCACTCTATGCGGTCAATCATCTGCACGGCCATGTCTTCGCGCCGTTTCTCGACCGGCCCGAAGAGCCGCCGTATCCGTTTCTCTCGCTGCTCGTCTCGGGCGGACACTCGCAGCTCGTCGCGGTCGAATCGGCGACGCGCATGCGCGTGCTCGGCCGAACGCACGATGACGCCGCCGGCGAAGCCTACGACAAGACCGCGCGGCTACTCGGCATCCCCTATCCGGGCGGGGCCGCGCTCGACGCGCTCGCGCAGCGCGGCGACCCGCAGGCCTACGCTTTTCCGCGCCACCGTCCGGCCGGCGATTCGCTCGATCTCTCCTTCTCCGGCCTCAAGACTTCGGTGCGCTACTTCCTTGAGTCCGACGCGGGCCGCGA